The window CTTCAGCCGTTCCAGCGGGTCCTTCTGGGCCGATGCGGCGGCGCGGATCTGGTCGGCGGCGCGGCTCAGCGCATCCTCGAACAGTGCCAGCAGCAATTCGTGCTTACCGTCGAACTGCAGGTAGAAGCTCCGAAGTGACTGCCGGGACCGGTCCACCACCTCTTGGACGGTGAAGTCGGTGCTGCCCTTCTCGGTGATGATCGCCCGGGCGGCGTCGAGGAATCGCTGACCGCGCTGCCCGGCGCGCACCTTGGCGGTCCTGATGGACCGCTCGACCGCGCGCTGTTTCCAGGCGGGTTCTTCGCTGGGGCTGTTCACCGCAGGACTTTGTATGAGCCGTTGCGAGCCGATCCGACGAACCCCACGGCAAGAGAGTACTACTCTCAAGCGGGAGAATTAAATTTTCAGTCCTGACGCGAAGCCAGCACGCAGTGAAAGTTCGGCGGGAACTTCGACATCCCGCTGGTGGCAGTCGCCATTGCCCGCTCGTCGGGGTTGGCCCACTGCACGTTGATCGTCCCCTTCTGCTCGGGCCCCGGGTCGGCCCACCGGCGAACCCGTGACCTTGGTGCATTGATGTCGCCTTGGTCATCGCCGGGCGGGATGCTTGGTCTGATCAGAGGAGGAGCGCGACATGAAAGGGTGGCATGGCACCTGAGGCCAATCGCGACGACGCCGTCTCGGAGGTGAAGGCCGAACTGGCCGAGGCAGAGGCTGCCCAAGCCGAGGCGCTGGCGCAGGACGTGACTTCACCGAGGGCGCGGACGATTTCGTGACGACCGCCGAGCAGTCCAAGGCGGTGACCGTCGGCAAGATCAGCGCCGCGGCGCTGGAGAGCGAGAACGGTGACACGGGTGTGGTGTTGCTGGCGGCGTCCTCACAGGTGACCAATTCCAACGGCGCTCGTCAGGATCCGCGGGCGTGGCGAATGAGCGTGACGATGACGCGAGACGGGGGCAAGTTGAAGATGTCGAACGTGGAGTTCGTGCCGTGAATGATGAAAAGACCAGCCCTGCCACCGACGCCGACGAATCGTCCGTCGAGCCGACGGGGCGTCGCAGGCGCGTCGGTTGGCTGACGACCGTGCTCGCGGCGCTGCTGGTGGCGTCGGCCGGCACCGCCGGCGGCGTCTACTGGCGGATCTACCGCCCGGATCAGCAGACCAACGCCGCAGCCCGGCAGCGGGCCACCGACGCCGCCCGGGACGGCACCGTCGCACTGCTCTCCTACGGCCCCGAGACACTGGACGAGGACCTGGCCAACGCCAAGTCGCACCTGACTGGTGAGTTCGTCAAGAACTACAGCGACTTCACCGACAAGATCGTGGCTCCCGGGGCCAAGCAGAAGGGCGTCAAGACCGAAGCCACCGTCGCGCGTGCGGCGGTCTCGGAGATGCAACCCGATCGCGCCGTGGTGCTGGTGTTCGTCAACCAGGTGACCACCAGCAAGGACCGGCCCGACCCGGCCCTGGCCCCCAGCAGCGTGATGGTGACCCTGGTCGAGCAGGACGGCCGTTGGCTGATCTCCGAATTCAATCCGGTCTAGTCGCAACGCGTCAGCGACGAACAGGGTGACCGCGAGGAGGTCTCGGCCAGTCCCGAGCTGCGGGCAGGCCTCGTGGAAAGAGCCCAGTGACCTGCGGGACCCGCCCGAAGCAAAGACCCCGTTCGGGCTGCACAAGTCCCCACAGATGAGGACTTACGTCTCTGTCGTCGATGACGCATTTTGGGTGACAGTGTCATGTGAAAGCGACCAGAGAAGGCGGCAAGAACGACATGAGCGCGCATTTTCCCGATCCCGTAACTGTGCGCGCCGTCCTGAGCCTGGCGACCCGAGCCCCCTCGGTCCACAATTCGCAGCCGTGGCACTGGCGGGTCGGCGCACAGACCCTGCAGCTGTATGCCGATCCCAGCCGGCATCTGCCGAGGACCGATCCGGACCGCCGCGACCTGCTGATCAGCTGCGGCGCCGCGCTGCACCATGCCACCGTCGCACTGGCTGCCCTCGGTTGGCAGGCGAAGATCCGCCGCTTCCCGAACCCGGATGACCGTGATCATCTGGCCTCGATCCAGGTGGCTCCGCAGTCGCCCGGCGAGCTCGACGTGACACTGGCCGCCGCCATCGCCCGGCGGCGTACCGACCGCCGCAACTACAGCTCGTGGCCGGTGCCCATCGGCGATATCACGCTGATGGGTGCTCGCGCCGCCCGGGCCGGGGTGATGCTGCGCCAGATCGATCTGTTGCCCCAGCTCAACGCGATCGTCGCCGAATCGGTGGCCAAGCACGCCAGCGACACCGACTACCTCACCGAACTCAATGCCTGGAGCGGGCGCTACGGGTCGGTGGCCGGCGTCCCGGCCGGCAACACCCCGCTGACTGACGCCCGCGCGACGATCCCGGCCCGGGTCTTCGCCGGGCCGGCCCTCCAGCAGCCGTCGCACACGTCGGCCGCCGAGGACAACGCCGTCATGCTCGCCCTGGGCACCGAGACCGATGACGACATGGCCCGATTGCGAGCCGGCGAGGCGACCAGCCTGGTGCTGCTGTCGGCCACCGCGATGGGCCTGTCGTCCTGCCCGGTGACCGAACCGCTGGAGATTGCCGAGACCCGCGACGCGGTGCGCGCCGAC is drawn from Candidatus Mycolicibacterium alkanivorans and contains these coding sequences:
- a CDS encoding twin-arginine translocation pathway signal, with translation MNDEKTSPATDADESSVEPTGRRRRVGWLTTVLAALLVASAGTAGGVYWRIYRPDQQTNAAARQRATDAARDGTVALLSYGPETLDEDLANAKSHLTGEFVKNYSDFTDKIVAPGAKQKGVKTEATVARAAVSEMQPDRAVVLVFVNQVTTSKDRPDPALAPSSVMVTLVEQDGRWLISEFNPV
- a CDS encoding Acg family FMN-binding oxidoreductase, which produces MSAHFPDPVTVRAVLSLATRAPSVHNSQPWHWRVGAQTLQLYADPSRHLPRTDPDRRDLLISCGAALHHATVALAALGWQAKIRRFPNPDDRDHLASIQVAPQSPGELDVTLAAAIARRRTDRRNYSSWPVPIGDITLMGARAARAGVMLRQIDLLPQLNAIVAESVAKHASDTDYLTELNAWSGRYGSVAGVPAGNTPLTDARATIPARVFAGPALQQPSHTSAAEDNAVMLALGTETDDDMARLRAGEATSLVLLSATAMGLSSCPVTEPLEIAETRDAVRADVFGTSGYPQMLLRVGWAAVNADPLPATPRRPVPDVADWLNGGHFIVGSDAVSQAG